From Candidatus Methylomirabilis tolerans, the proteins below share one genomic window:
- a CDS encoding cytochrome c maturation protein CcmE has translation MTKKTKLLLGGGLIVAALAYLINSGIQEASVYYITPSELKAKGGAASDRSLRLGGMVVPGSLHWEPQTLKLTFRLTDGKEEIPVEHTGSPPDLFKEGAGAVVEGKCMDGGLFQSSMIMAKHSEEYAPPEKGGAPAEHVHRTLVKPQGTQ, from the coding sequence ATGACGAAGAAGACCAAACTACTGTTGGGCGGGGGCCTTATCGTAGCGGCCCTCGCGTACTTGATCAACAGCGGGATTCAGGAGGCTTCTGTCTATTACATCACGCCATCGGAACTCAAGGCGAAAGGTGGGGCGGCCTCGGATCGATCGCTTCGCCTCGGCGGGATGGTGGTGCCCGGGTCGCTCCACTGGGAGCCGCAGACACTGAAACTCACGTTCCGCCTGACCGACGGGAAGGAAGAGATACCGGTCGAGCACACGGGGTCTCCGCCTGACCTCTTTAAAGAGGGTGCGGGCGCGGTGGTTGAGGGGAAGTGCATGGACGGTGGTCTCTTTCAATCAAGCATGATCATGGCCAAGCATTCTGAGGAGTATGCCCCCCCGGAGAAGGGGGGGGCTCCGGCCGAGCACGTCCATCGAACGTTGGTAAAACCGCAGGGTACTCAATAA
- a CDS encoding heme lyase CcmF/NrfE family subunit, with product MIATLGQFSLWLALAIAVYGAFVSFLGARRCQPALIESGQGAVISIFGLSTFAVLLMEAGLVGHDFSLEYVARNGSLDTPLFYTIIALWGALEGSILLWVWLLALMSLLVVMIERKRQHELIPYVTVVLLCIAAFFLLLVAFPASPFTTIFPAPPDGRGPNPLLQNHPLMAVHPPGLYAGYVGWSIPYAFGMAALITGRLGEAWIRTVRRWSIASWAFLTIGIIVGGRWSYEVLGWGGYWAWDPVENASLLPWLTGTAFLHSVIIQERRKMLKVWNVALIILTFALTIFGTFLTRSGILSSVHAFSNSAVGPLFLVFIGVILFISFSLMVYRGDRLQAEGDLDSLVSRESAFLVNNLLLLGFAFAVLLGTLFPLLSEAVRGVKVSVGEPFFNTVNVPIGLGLIFLMAIGPLIAWRHASIESLRRTFAGPLCLAAVGTGICWFLGVRGVYPLLAFALSLLTAITVFQEFAGGARTRRRNTGEGYLTALSKLTSRSRRRYGGLIVHLGVALLVIGITASSVFKLEQEVTLKQGESLQLGRYQVRFDELSAWQEPHRFVVQGNFTIFNSNHKVADMRPAKRFYPAEQQPIGTVDVRSTLREDLYLVLSSFAKDGTSATVKALVRPLMMWIWIGGWVMVLGSLIAIWPDRRRAAAAADMVEERMAWQPGRS from the coding sequence ATGATCGCGACACTTGGCCAGTTCAGCCTTTGGTTGGCCCTTGCCATCGCGGTCTACGGTGCGTTCGTGTCCTTCCTGGGGGCGCGGAGGTGTCAGCCGGCTCTGATCGAAAGCGGACAGGGAGCGGTCATTTCGATTTTCGGCCTCAGCACCTTCGCAGTCCTACTGATGGAGGCGGGGCTGGTCGGTCATGACTTCAGCCTCGAGTACGTCGCCCGAAATGGTAGCCTTGACACTCCGCTGTTTTACACGATCATCGCGCTGTGGGGAGCGCTCGAGGGCTCAATCCTGCTCTGGGTCTGGCTGCTGGCCCTGATGAGCTTACTTGTAGTGATGATCGAGAGGAAGCGGCAGCACGAACTGATTCCGTACGTGACGGTTGTTCTGCTGTGTATCGCAGCGTTTTTTCTCCTCCTGGTCGCCTTTCCGGCCAGTCCTTTTACGACGATATTCCCCGCGCCGCCTGACGGGCGTGGGCCGAATCCGCTTCTGCAAAACCATCCCCTGATGGCGGTTCACCCGCCCGGCCTGTACGCCGGTTATGTCGGCTGGTCTATTCCGTATGCCTTCGGCATGGCTGCCCTGATCACCGGTCGGCTCGGTGAGGCATGGATCAGAACCGTACGCCGCTGGTCGATCGCCTCTTGGGCCTTTCTGACAATCGGTATCATCGTCGGGGGGCGGTGGTCCTACGAGGTGTTGGGATGGGGCGGCTACTGGGCCTGGGACCCGGTGGAGAACGCCTCGCTGCTGCCCTGGCTTACCGGCACAGCGTTCCTGCACTCGGTCATCATCCAGGAGCGACGAAAGATGCTGAAGGTTTGGAACGTAGCGCTCATTATCCTCACGTTTGCGCTGACCATCTTCGGTACCTTCCTTACACGAAGCGGAATTCTGTCATCTGTGCACGCCTTCTCCAACTCGGCCGTCGGGCCGTTGTTCCTGGTCTTCATTGGTGTGATCCTGTTTATTTCCTTCAGCCTCATGGTGTATCGGGGCGATAGGTTGCAGGCTGAAGGTGATCTCGACTCATTGGTATCCCGCGAGAGCGCTTTCCTGGTGAACAATCTGCTGCTCCTCGGGTTTGCTTTCGCGGTCCTGCTTGGCACGCTGTTTCCCCTCCTGTCCGAGGCGGTTCGCGGGGTAAAGGTCAGCGTGGGTGAGCCGTTCTTCAATACGGTGAATGTTCCCATCGGCCTGGGTCTGATCTTCCTGATGGCCATCGGGCCGCTGATCGCCTGGCGACACGCCTCGATCGAGAGCCTGCGTCGGACCTTTGCCGGTCCGTTGTGCCTTGCTGCCGTAGGCACAGGCATCTGCTGGTTTCTCGGGGTGCGGGGGGTGTATCCGCTCCTGGCCTTTGCCCTCAGCCTATTGACAGCCATTACTGTGTTTCAGGAGTTTGCCGGCGGCGCCAGGACGCGACGCCGAAATACGGGAGAGGGGTATCTGACTGCGCTGTCGAAACTTACGAGCAGAAGTCGTCGGCGTTATGGCGGCCTCATCGTCCACCTGGGGGTAGCGCTCCTCGTGATCGGCATTACCGCCTCGTCGGTCTTCAAGCTGGAGCAGGAGGTGACGCTGAAGCAAGGGGAGTCGCTCCAGCTTGGTCGATACCAAGTGCGATTTGACGAACTCAGCGCCTGGCAAGAGCCGCATCGCTTTGTGGTGCAGGGGAACTTTACAATCTTCAACTCGAACCACAAGGTGGCCGACATGCGTCCTGCCAAGCGGTTTTATCCGGCTGAGCAGCAGCCGATCGGTACGGTCGATGTCCGCTCGACGCTACGGGAGGATCTGTATCTGGTTCTTTCGTCGTTCGCAAAGGATGGTACGTCCGCCACTGTGAAGGCGCTGGTTCGCCCGCTGATGATGTGGATCTGGATTGGCGGCTGGGTGATGGTCCTGGGCTCGCTGATCGCGATCTGGCCGGATCGGCGACGGGCTGCTGCTGCTGCCGACATGGTAGAGGAGCGCATGGCATGGCAACCTGGAAGAA